The genomic DNA CCTGCACGAAAATTGATTTTCTTATAATTTTACCTAATAATAGTTACCGCCCCGTGCAACTCCCACTCCTTCCCATTTTTCCCCATTGCTGAAATTATATGGTAACATGTTGCATCTGGTAGGGTATATCCTGAATAAGTGATTAGCTTTTACTCTTTTAGTATCTTTCTTACTTCAACTGTCTTGTCGGTAATAAGCTTCACAAAATATATTCCACTCGTCAAGTTACTAATGTTAATTTGTGTCTTGCTGTCTTTTATTTGTTGTCTCATTAATTCCTGTCCTTTTATATTGCAAATTGTTAAAAAGTTTTCTCTTATCAGTCGTGGAATTTCAATTATTAATTCATCATTTGAAGGTATTGGATATATATTTATTTTGTTTTCAATGTAGTTCTCTTCAACTTTTGCAGATAATCGACAAATATGTGAAGATATAAATTGTTTATAGCCGTCTTTATTAGAATAACAAACCAACCTACAAACTCCTTCATGACCAGTTGCGCATGGCAACCCATAAAAAGCGTCTAAAAGATCTGTTGCTTTTCCAATTCCTTCGTATTCTGTACTAGCTGTATCATTTAAATTATTAAAATGATAAATTTTTCTAAGATTTGCACCAAAATAAAATGTATCAATGCTAGTTAATATGCATGGGGTTCCAAAAACAGTATCCCCAATAGATAAATTAAAATCATACAATAAATGTTCGTTGATATGAGCAGTATTAACAAAATAAATTCTTTTAAGAGAATCTTCACGAATTCCTCCATAATAATTGAAATGCTTAATAGTATCTATTGTGTCTTTTTGATACCTGTATAATTTATAATACCAATTCCCATTTATTAAAGTATCACCTTTAAAATAATATTCAACATAATAATCCCCAGAACCCCATAAATGATCAAATTCACCCCAGTGTGAAGAATAATCAAAATAATTAAAATAAGTTACCTGTGAATAAGAAAGGTTTGTTATTTTAGTTAAAATTAATAA from Bacteroidales bacterium includes the following:
- a CDS encoding T9SS type A sorting domain-containing protein yields the protein MKKLILLLLILTKITNLSYSQVTYFNYFDYSSHWGEFDHLWGSGDYYVEYYFKGDTLINGNWYYKLYRYQKDTIDTIKHFNYYGGIREDSLKRIYFVNTAHINEHLLYDFNLSIGDTVFGTPCILTSIDTFYFGANLRKIYHFNNLNDTASTEYEGIGKATDLLDAFYGLPCATGHEGVCRLVCYSNKDGYKQFISSHICRLSAKVEENYIENKINIYPIPSNDELIIEIPRLIRENFLTICNIKGQELMRQQIKDSKTQINISNLTSGIYFVKLITDKTVEVRKILKE